The following proteins are co-located in the Candidatus Methylomirabilis tolerans genome:
- a CDS encoding type II toxin-antitoxin system RelE/ParE family toxin, with protein MIRSFRSSGTEDIFNGRNTKAARWTCPKELWRVAWQKLEQLDSTARLEDLRVPPRNRLEALSGDRSGQHSIRINDQYRICFVWTSDGPDSVEIVDYH; from the coding sequence ATGATCCGATCCTTTCGGAGCTCTGGGACGGAGGACATCTTCAACGGGCGGAACACGAAGGCTGCCCGGTGGACTTGTCCGAAGGAACTCTGGAGGGTTGCCTGGCAGAAGCTGGAGCAATTGGACTCGACTGCGCGATTGGAGGACCTTCGTGTCCCGCCGAGGAATCGTCTCGAGGCGCTGTCGGGCGACCGTTCCGGTCAGCATAGCATCCGGATCAACGATCAGTATCGAATCTGTTTCGTCTGGACGTCCGATGGTCCCGACTCGGTCGAGATCGTGGACTATCACTAA
- a CDS encoding HigA family addiction module antidote protein has protein sequence MVHIPTHREPTHPGEMLLEEFLKPMGLSQKDLAEGIHVPYQRVNELVRGRRGVTPSTALRLARFFGMSPEFWLNLQLRWDLSHAQQAEAETLRGIRQVKRSRRAA, from the coding sequence ATGGTACACATCCCAACTCATCGAGAGCCTACCCATCCAGGTGAGATGCTGCTGGAGGAGTTCCTTAAGCCTATGGGACTCTCCCAGAAGGATCTCGCTGAGGGTATCCACGTTCCCTATCAGAGAGTCAACGAGCTTGTCCGCGGTCGCCGCGGTGTGACCCCGAGCACCGCGCTTCGGCTCGCACGGTTCTTCGGCATGTCGCCCGAGTTCTGGCTAAATCTCCAACTCCGCTGGGATCTCTCTCATGCCCAGCAGGCCGAGGCCGAGACGCTGCGGGGGATTCGTCAGGTCAAACGGTCACGGAGGGCGGCCTAA